ATAGTCATTACCAAATATTTCCACTTCTTGGTTATTTAAAGCTTTAACAATTATATTTGGTATTAAATGGCTTTCTTCCATATGCGCCTCTCCAATTGTGCCATCTAGTGATGCACCAGAAGCATTAAAGTATCTAAAAGACATATATTTTAAACCGTAGGCCAAGTCATAGTCATCTGCCACCCTTTCAAGAATGTATTTTGTTTCTCCGTATGGATTAAGTGGGTTTTTAAGGTCATCTTCTTCAATTGGTACTCTCTCAGGATTTCCATATACACCTGCAGAAGAAGAAATAATTAAATTTAAACAATTATTCTCAATCATAGTATCCATAAGATTTAAATACCCAACAACGTTATTACGATAATACTTTGATGGATTATTAAATGATTCACCCATTTGAATAAAACTGGCCATATGAACAACACCATCAAATTTTTCTTTCTGGAATAATTCGTCTAGTTTTTGTTTTTCAGTTACTAAATCAATTTTTTGTAAATCAAAATCTTTTACTGCTTCGGGGTGCCCACCTGACAGGTTATCCACAATCACAACACTGTGTCCTTTTTCTTTAAGTTCTCTAACCATAAAAGAACCAATGTAACCTGCCCCACCTGTTACTAATATTTTCATTTTTTTTATTATTTAACTATCTGATATTTTGTATAAAAATCCCGAATCACCTTTGGCATATTTTTAATATTTTCTATTATACCAAATAAGGCAAAACTGGCCCCAATTGTATCAATTAAAACATCGCGAAATGCAGGACCTCTACCCGGTACAAATGACTGATGATACTCATCACTAACTGCATATAAAAATGAGATTAAAACGGATAACCACATAGCTTTTTTACTTTTAACTT
This bacterium DNA region includes the following protein-coding sequences:
- the galE gene encoding UDP-glucose 4-epimerase GalE; protein product: MKILVTGGAGYIGSFMVRELKEKGHSVVIVDNLSGGHPEAVKDFDLQKIDLVTEKQKLDELFQKEKFDGVVHMASFIQMGESFNNPSKYYRNNVVGYLNLMDTMIENNCLNLIISSSAGVYGNPERVPIEEDDLKNPLNPYGETKYILERVADDYDLAYGLKYMSFRYFNASGASLDGTIGEAHMEESHLIPNIIVKALNNQEVEIFGNDYETTDGTCVRDYIHVLDLVEVHEMGLQSLVKNKKSNVYNVGLGRGYSNNQIIEEIERLSNLKVNVKYGPRREGDANELYASNEKLKKDFNWSPKYDIEKIIETALLWHKTNPNGYKTHPKGYNQV
- a CDS encoding VanZ family protein encodes the protein MLKNKKLTKFWLPVLLWAGLIFTLSSIPTVTTTKFYLWDFIFKKSAHFVEYAILSTLLYRALINSKVKSKKAMWLSVLISFLYAVSDEYHQSFVPGRGPAFRDVLIDTIGASFALFGIIENIKNMPKVIRDFYTKYQIVK